The proteins below are encoded in one region of Mya arenaria isolate MELC-2E11 chromosome 15, ASM2691426v1:
- the LOC128219958 gene encoding uncharacterized protein LOC128219958, whose translation MPLKRMFKCCFGNKNGSLDFSKNFHTSQTHLVSGVPDMDNCDWSKENLYDNHGTIFRTVSNECILDFQFFEHISSLPRKSSNNECAKPTTLSISCSLPCTHGSDRHKNVALQRLSICKCENGNCSLCPNFQLLQESAFIGNGSLSSKDNSSEHSTASVDVFGGMQNKTRSNKLTGRLFGYVHDEKPDTGKGSFGNLQTNQETDMGICDTVNASEDNETFNNVYCKDTFVAMEKPYGNVEHVPSTSTPKNARQKQRLTTSLSVGAVRYNNGSGHHGLVHIPKPRPRSRSVSNNAGNGEKKSDWHYTQEWLERIETWNTVYDTGCNHPSDCDETDAKVTDQNRFY comes from the exons atgccCTTAAAGAGAATGTTTAAGTGTTGTTTTGGCAACAAAAATGGTTCTTTGGATTTTAGCAAAAACTTCCACACCTCACAGACCCATCTAGTGTCCGGTGTGCCTGATATGGACAATTGTGATTGGTCAAAAGAGAATCTCTATGACAACCATGGGACTATATTTAGAACTGTGTCAAATGAATGCATACTGGATTTTCAATTTTTCGAGCACATAAGCTCGTTACCGAGGAAAAGTAGCAACAATGAATGTGCAAAGCCTACAACATTGTCAATCTCTTGCAGTCTACCCTGTACACACGGGTCTGACAGACATAAAAATGTGGCATTGCAAAGACTTTCCATCTGTAAATGTGAAAATGGGAACTGTTCATTGTGCCCAAATTTTCAGTTACTGCAGGAGTCGGCCTTTATAGGTAATGGTTCTCTTTCAAGTAAGGATAACTCTAGTGAACATAGTACTGCATCTGTAGATGTTTTTGGAGGCATGCAGAATAAAACTAGATCAAACAAACTAACTGGAAGGCTTTTTGGTTATGTTCATGATGAAAAACCTGACACTGGCAAAGGGTCTTTTGGAAA TTTACAGACGAACCAAGAAACTGACATGGGTATATGTGATACTGTTAATGCATCTGAAGATAATGAAacttttaacaatgtttattgCAAGGATACTTTTGTTGCAATGGAAAAGCCTTACGGAAATGTTGAACATGTTCCATCAACATCTACTCCAAAAAATGCTAGACAAAAACAGAGGCTTACGACAAGTCTCTCTGTGGGTGCCGTGAGGTACAACAATGGCTCTGGACACCACGGGCTAGTTCATATCCCCAAACCCAGGCCTAGAAGTAGAAGTGTATCCAACAATGCTGGGAATGGGGAGAAAAAGTCAGACTGGCATTACACTCAAGAATGGCTGGAGAGgattgaaacttggaatactGTGTATGATACTGGGTGTAACCACCCTAGTGATTGTGATGAGACAGATGCAAAGGTAACTGATCAAAATAGGTTTTACTGA